The window CCGGCCTTTAAATTACCGAATACTTCGGTCGAGTCGTTCCGGGAAAGCCCTTCTTTAATATCCTGTAATTGGGCCTTGCCTCCTTTTACCACAATCACATATTCGTGTTCTGTCGACCGGACAATGGCCTGGTTAGGCACCAGTAATGATTTGGCGCCCGATAACATCGGGATATGTACCTCGGCATACATACCTGGTTTCAAGTTGCCGTTTTTGTTCTCAACATCAATCTCAATGGCTTCAGACCGCATACTGCCCAACGCATTTGCCGACCGGCTGATCCTGGCCGTTTGCTTTGTACCGGGCATAGCATTATAGGTAAAATTCACCGGTCTTGTCAAATCTACCTTATCTACATAATCTTCGGGGATAAAAACCTCTAAACGCAATTTACTGATATCCTGCAATATTAACATTGGCTGGTCTGTTCCTTTACCCGGCGATACCAGCGCACCCGGCGACACATTACGCTGAACGATCATTCCATCAAACGGTGCCCGTATATTCAAATAACCCTGCATGGTACGTACTGATGCCACGTTGGATTGTTCTGATTTTGCCATGGCTTCATCGGCCCTCATTTTGGCCGACGCGTTATCCAGGTCAAGCGGCGATACCGAACCGGGCTCTTTGGCGGCTTCTTTTAACCGCTGGTATTTTTCTTTACTGGCAACGGCATTTTCCTGGGCTTGCAGGTATCTTGAATTGGCTGCCTGCAATTGCGATTCCATCTCGGGCGCTTCAAGCGTGACCAATAATTGTCCTTTTTTTACGATAGTACCCCTATCGACGTACATACTTTTCACGAAGCCATTTACCTTCGGAAAAATATTTACTTCATTATAAGGCTTAAGTTGGCCAGGCAGGCGGGCGTTACTTGATAAGGCTTTTTCTGTAACAATACCTGTTTCGGTACCTGTTTTACTTTTTGCAGCCGGGGCCGAAATATCTACCGGCTTTTGATTGCCGCCGCATGCTGCAAGTAAGCTTACGGCAGCTATTAATATAATTGATTGAAATTTCATGATCTTAAACTATGGAGGTTTCTGGTTCTGTTATTTTAGCTGATTGTTGGTCGGTTTCAGCAGGCATTAGCGAGGGCGATAAAAAATCTGTTTTTTGCTGTACCCACGCAAATACCTGGGGCAAAATGAATAGGGCCGCAAGCGTTGATGCAAACAAACCACCAATAACCGCACGCCCTAAAGGTGCCGACTGTTCGCCTGCCTCGCCCATGCCCGAAGCCATCGGGATCATCCCTGCTATCATGGCCAGGCTGGTCATCAGGATGGGACGCAAACGGATGGATGCACTGGTTACAGCCGCTTTCGTGGCGTCTTTATAATCAATCCGCAATTTTTCGGCGTTGGTTACAATCAAAATGGCATTGGCCACAGATACCCCTGTCGACATAATCATCCCCATATACGATTGCAGGTTTAAGGTTGATCCTGTAAGCAGCAACATCAGCAACGATCCTAAAATAACCGCCGGCACTGTTGATAGTACCGCAAGCGATACTTTAAATGATTGATAGTTGGCTGCCAACAATAAAAAGATAACCACAATGGCAAGCATCAGCCCGTTTTGTAAACTGCCCAATGTATCTGTCAACAGGGTAGACATTCCGCCCATGGTGGCAATCAATCCTTTTGGCGGTGCGCCTACCGAGTTTAGCGCTTTTTGCACATCGGCAGTGGCGGTTCCCAAATCGGTTTTATAAATATTGGCACTGATAGTTAAAAACCGCCTTGGCCCGGCCCTGTCGTACTCGCCGGGAACATAGGTTGTGGTAAATGTGGCTATATCGCTTAAAACAGGGCTGCTTTGCCCTTTTACCAGCGGCACCTCTTTCAGCTGATCCAGGGTGTTCATTACATACTCGGGAATTTGCACCTGTACCTGGTAGGTATAGGCACCTTTTTCATCAAGCCACAAGTTTTTATCTGTAAAACGGCTGGACGATGTACTTGCTGTAACGGAGCGGGCAATATCTTTAATATTCAAGCCTAACTGGGCAGCTTTTAACCTATCCAAAGTAATTTTTATTACCGGGAACTTTAAAGGCTGCTCTATCTGTACATCGCGCAAATAACTAATATTCTTTAGCTTGGTTACTACCTTATTGGCGTAACCTTCAATCTGCTGCATATCCTTGCCTGCCACCTGTACTTCAATAGGCGACGAGGCACCCTGGCTCATGATCTTTTCGGTCATATCTATCGGCTCAAAGGTTATTTGCAGTTCGGGAAGTTTATAATGGATGTTTTTACGCAGTGCATCTTTCAGTTCATCCATATTTACCTTGTACTTTTCATCAAGGTTTACCTGTAGTACGGCTTCCTGAGTACCTGTATTAAAAATATAAAGGTTACTGGTACCGTAGCTGCTGGGGATTAGGCCCACGTATCCCGATGTAATTTCTACATGGTTGTTCACCGTTTGATTGATAACCTGTAATACCTGTTTAAAGGCATCCTCGGTACGCTCCAACCGGGTACCGTCCGGCTCTTTCAGCCTGATCTGGAACTGCCCGTTATTAATTTTGGGCATCATATCCTTACCAATAAATACAAAGCATAATCCCGCTAAAACGATAACCACGCCTAAATAAACAGATACGATAAGCTGCTTCCGGGGCATGGCATTATTAAGGGCGTTAATGAGCCAGAGTTTGACCTTTTCAAACAGGTCGTTATTTTCGGGATGCGCCTGCTCGTTTTGCAGGTGTTTTTCAACTTGTTTTTCCTCGCTATCATCCAGTGATTCGCCGGCATGGGCGTGTACTTCTCCATGGTGATAGTGTTGATAGCGTTCGGCTTTAATCAGCCAGTTACTCAATATCGGCACACCTGTTTGGGCAAGGATGTACGATACGATCATGGTTAAACCTATTGACAAAGAAAGCGGTAAAAACATCGCTTTAGGCACGCCCGACATCATGAATGATGGCGCAAATACCGCCAGGATACACAACAATATCAGCAACAGCGGGAACGAGATCTCTTCGCACGCATCATAAATTGCCTGTTTTTTTGATTTACCCATTTCCAGGTGCTGATGGATATTTTCGATGGTTACCGTGGCCTGGTCTACAAGGATACCTATAGCCAGGGCCAACCCGCTCAGCGTCATGATGTTGATGGTTTGCCCAAACAGGCTCAGTAATAATACCCCTATCAGGATAGAAACCGGGATGGTTATAACTACAATAAGGCTGCTTCGCCAATCGCGCAAAAACAGCAGTACCATTAAGCCGGTAAGCAGGGCTCCCAGCCCCCCCTCAGTCATCAAACTTTTAACCGCATTAACCACAAATACCGATTGATCAAAGGCATAGCTTACCTTTACGTCATCTGGCAGCAGGCTTTGCATTTCGGGCAGTTTACTTTTAAGGGTTTGTACTACCGTCCAGGTAGAAGCATCGGCTGTTTTTACCACCGGTATATAAACCGAACGCTTGCCGTTAATCAGCGCATAATCAACCGTAACATCTGCAGCATCTGCAACGCGGGCCACATCTTTTATAAATATGGGCACGCCATTTTGCGTTTTTACGGGTATATCGTCAAAATTATCCGGGCTTTTAATCAGCGAGTTCATGGTGGTTAAAAACATGGTATTATTTAACCGGAGATTACCCGATGGCGACATCACATTAAATTTAGATAATGCTTCAACTACCTCGTCGGGTGTTAAATTATAACTGCGCAGCTTATCCGGATCGACACTTACAGTAATTGACCGCGCGTTTGCCCCAAATGGCGGCGGTGCCGACAGCCCCGGTATAGTAGCAAACATGGGCCGTATTTTAGTAGCAGCCAGGTCATAAATATCCTTTAAGCTACGCGTAGGGCTGGAAAAAACCAGCTGACCAACCGGTAATGAGGAAGCATCAAACCGGATTACCTGCGGCGGCAATGCCCCCGGCGGAAAAAAAGCGGTTGCCCTGTTTACCTGCAAAGCCACCTGGGCCGATGCTTCGGCCATGTTGGTAGTTTCATAAAACGAGAGTTTGATGAGGGTTAAACCTTGTATATTTTTACTGGTGATACTTTTTATCCCGTTTACATACAAAAACTGATCCTGCAAACGGGTGGAGAAAAACCCCTCCATTTGCTGAGGCGACATGCCGCCGTACGATTCGATTACATATATAGTAGGCAGGTTTAGCTGCGGGAAAATATCGATGGGTATTTTTATTGCACTAAGCACTGCAAAAAGCAAAAGGCTCATGGTGATAACCACCGTGGTGATGGGCCTTTTTAGTGCGGATGTGACCATTGACATATTAGTTTATTTTAAAAGGTTTAAAACTGCGTTTACCTGGTTATCGGTAACCGCTTTTTGGAATAAAGCGCTTGAATAACTGTATTTAGCCTGCGCGTAATCGGTTTCGGCACGGTAAAGGATATTGAGCGCCGCGTTTAATTCAATGATATCAGTAAGGCCGTTTTTATACAGCGACAATTTTTGCCGGTAACCGTCATTAGCAGCCCTCAACTGGTGCGGAATTTCCTGCAGGCGCTGGCGGGCGGTTTCCAGCTCTACATCGGCCTGGTTGGCGTTAACTGCAAGCATTTGCTTTTGCTCCTGTAGTTTGCGGGCGTTATAGCTGGTTTGGGCCTTTTGGGTGCGGAGTTTTAATTGCTTGCGGCGCAAGTCGAACAAATTATAGCTGATACCAACGCCTACCAGGTAATTGTTCCGGTCGAAACCCCAACCCGTGGATAGGCTATTAAAGTGGTCATTGGCATCAACGCTTGATCCCCTGCCCCACACGGCACCCTCTAACATAATTTTAGGATTATAGCTTTTTTTAACCAAATTTTCCCGCTGCAGGCTATTTTGATATACCGACCGGTAATAATTGATAATCGGGTGGTTAACGGTATCCTGCTCAATTGGCTGCAATGTTGCAGGCTGATCTATCAATGCGGTTTCGGCAGCAGTATCGGGCACGATAGATTGATATGGCAAGCCGCTTACTGCCGAAAGCTGCAATTGTACCTGTTTTAGCTGGTTGGCCAGTTCGATGTAGTTTAACCTGGCTTTGGATAGTTCAGCTTCGGCAATGCTGGTATCTACCCCTGCCCTTACACCGCTTTTGGCCAATGACTGTACAGACCGCATGATCTCGACATTACGCTGGATGTTTCGTGACTGGATATCCAAAAAGTTTTGCAGCCTCATCAGCAGTAAGTAATTGCCGATAGTGTAAGCCTGCAATTGATATTTTGAGTTGGCAAACTGGCTTTGTTGTACCCGGATATCGGAATTAGCCACTTTATTTTGGGCGCCATAAGCGCCAAAGTTATATACCTCCCAATCCAGGGCGGCTACGCCTACATTGGCAGATACCGCGGTGGTATTACTTTGCGTGCGCACTCCCCGCGAATCGGACGGGATAATCCCAAAACCAAAATACGGGCCGGCAACGTTATTATTTGTACCAATATCGGCCTGGTAATTAAGCTTTAAATTGGGCAGCCAGTTGCTGCGCGTTTCGGCTGCCTGCGCCTGGCGGATGCCTATTGCCGCCGAATCTGTTATCAGCGCCGGCGCGTTGGCGTTTACCTGGCTCAGCAGGCTTTTAAGGCCAATAGGTGCTATATTTTGTTGTGCAAAAGTATTCAGGCTGATGAGTAATGCCATCAGCATGAATACATTTCTTGTTATGATTTGCATAAGTTTCCTGGAATTTGATGTACCGGTACAACACGCCGGGCAGAAAACTATGTAAAACACAACATAGCAAACCTGGCTAATACCGGTAATTGATTTAACTAAATTTAAATGAATGCCTTAAGCCGGATAGCTTTGGCAGATGCCCGTAACAGGCCATTACATCAAATACGGAAGGAACAAAAAGAAAGGTATGAATACCGGTAATCACTAAGCAGAATACGAAAAAACCGTTGCCAATGGGGTCGTATTCTCCAGATCTGTAAGGCAAACAAAAGCACGATAAAGCTGGCGACAACCGCTTTCAGGAGGTCGATTACCGATTTTTTATCACTTATCACTACTTTATCTGTACGCTGAATAAAATTCCAATGCACCGCATTTAGCGTTAAATTACCGGAGTTTCTTTTAAAAATAGAATTGTGCCCGGAAGCTGGCCGGTTGCCTTGTTCAGTGAGTTTGGGAAGCAAAAAAATATGTGAAACAGCTATAAAGATATACCAGGCGGCCACAAACAGCACCTTTAAATCTTTAACTACACCATTTTTTTCACGCAACATCGTAACGGTATTCTTTTGGATGCAAACATCAAAATAAAAAATATGTTTTTCTGCAAAAGTATTGTTGCAATTGAGCCGGCAAGAGCAATCTTCATCAATTCTACATAAACCAAATCCATCAACATTTACCAATGCCCAATAAAAAGCTCCCCCCGTCAGGGGGTTGGGGGGCCTTTTAAATACTTATCATACCAATCAATATAGCGCTGTAGTCTATCCACCTGGTAGCTTGGTACCGTAATGCCATGAAACTGACCGGGGTAAAGCACCATTTGGGTAGGCACTCCCTGCGATTTAAGGGCCTGGTACATCTGCTCGCCACCGCCTGTCGGCACATTAAAATCTTTCAGGCCCGACATAAACTGCGTTGGTGTTTTGATTTTATCTGCGTGGAAAAACGGATACGATAACTTAATATATTTTTCGGGATTTTTCCAGGGGGCGCCCAGTTCATTGTCATACTGCACCACCCATTGGTCGCTGCCGTAAATGCCCAGTTGCATAGCGCTGCCCGCCCCGCTGGATGCCGCTTTAAAGCGCGCATCGGTTGCTATGGTATAATCGGTCAAAATACCGCCGTAGCTCCAGCCACCTATACCTAAATGGTCACGGTCGGCTATGCCAAACTTCACCAGTTCGTCTACAGCGCCTAATAAATCCTGAACTTCTTTATTACCCCAATCGGCATAAATGGCTTTGGTGTATTCCAGCCCCCGGCCGGTGCTGCCCCGGTAATTAACCGCAGCGACAGCATACCCTGCCGAAGCTAAAGTCTGGCGGGTCATATCAAACTCAAACTCGTCCTGGTCAGTGGGGCCGCCGTGGATATACAGGATGAATGGCAGCTTTTTATTTACTACACTATCGGGGGTATATAAAATTCCCGACACCAGCGTACCATCGGCACTAAAAGACTGAAAACCTTTTACATAAGCCAATTTTACACCGCTCAACCACTTATCCTGGTGAAAAGTGAGCCGCCTGATTTTTCCATTTTCGATAGCCACCAGTTCATGAGGCATATAGGGTGTGGTCATTTTGGCTATCCACACGCCGGGCGTTGCCCCAATAATGTTTTCAAAACTGCACTCTGCGGCCTTATATACTGTAGTTGATTTGCGGAGCAACAAGTTGTACTGAGCCACATACCTCGTCCGGTCGTTGCTAACCAGGTAGCCTATATTTTTACTATCGCGGCTCCAGGCTACGTTACTTACAGGCCTGTCCAATGCTTCGGTAAGTACACGGTTATTTTTTCCGTCGGCATCCATCATGCACAACAAATCGTGCTGGTAAATATAATAGTCGGCATCACTTGTCGATCGCAGGTAGGCAATATGCTTACCATCCGGGCTCCAAAGCGGCAGAATATCGTGACCGGTAAAAGTGGTCAGCTGCTTAATCTCTCCATCGTCTTTGGCCTCAACCGTAAAAATATCCGAGTTTTCGTTCCTGTCGGGGTCTTTGGTATGGTTGCTTACAAAAGCTATGTATTTGCCATCCGGACTCCACACCGGCGATTGATCGTCCCTGTCGCCGGTCGTCAATGTATCTACCTTTTTGCTTTCAATATCATACAGGTACAAATGCGTATGCCTATGCTGCAGGTAGCCTTCAATATCCTGCTTAAAATGGTAGCGGTCTATCTTTATAGGTGGGATTGTTTTTGGTTCCTTACCATCATACTCAGCATCTTTAATTACCAGCGCCAGTTTTTTACTATCCGGCGACCATGCATAATCTTCCAGGTCGCCCTTTTTTAAATCTGTCAATTTATGCCCTTCGCCTCCCCTGCGGTCCATCAGCCAAACCTGGCCGCCGTTTTTTGAATCGCGCTCTGATACGAAGGACAAAAATTTACCATCCGGTGTCCATTTTGGCGAGGAAGCAGGTTCGGAACCGTAAGTAAGCTGGATAGATTGCTTACCATCAACACTCTGCATCCACAAATGCGATACCCGGTTATCCTTCGCCGTATCCACATCCGAAACACTATAAGCCAGCCATTTACCATCGGGCGATAATTGCGGATCGGCAAGTGTTGGAATATTATTTACGTCAGACGGTTTTAAAGGGCGCTTTGCCGTTTGTGCCATAGCGCTGGTAAAAGCAAATATGGCGACAAACATTAATACAATTTTATTCATAGCGATGGAACAAGAATCAATGGTTTCAGCAATTACCTACTGCATAGGTAACGACATTTATTTTTTCAAATACTTATCATACCATTCTACATACCGCTGCAACCTGTCAACCTGGTAGCTTGGCTTGGTGATGCCGTGGAAAGAATTTGGATAAAGTATTAACTCCGTAGGTATCCCCTGCGACCGCATGGCCTGGTACATTTGTTCGCTGCCTATGGTTGGTACATTAAAATCTTTCAAACCGGACATATACAATACCGGTGTTTTGATTTTATCAGCATGAAAAAACGGGTACGATAAGGCAATCCACTTATCGGCATTTTTCCAGGGCACACCAATTTCGTTTTCATATTGTAAAACATACTGATCGCTGCCATAAACCGAGAGCTGCAATGCACTGCCTGCGCCGCTGGCCGCAGCTTTAAAGCGGGTATCAGATGCAATGGTATAATCGGTAAGGATGCCGCCATAGCTCCATCCGCCTATACCTAAATGGTCGGGATCGGCAATTCCTAATTTTTCCAGCTTGTCAACCGCGCCCAGCAAGTCTTTTACTTCTTTGTTGCCCCAATCGGCATAAATGGCTTTACAATAATCAAGGCCACGGCCGTTGCTGCCGCGGTAATTTACACCCGCAACCGCATAACCGGCACAAGCCAAAACCTGCCCTACGGCATCAAAGGCATATTCATCCTGCCCAACAGGGCCGCCGTGTATAAATAAAATAAAGGGTAACTTTTTGGCGTTACTATCGGGTGTTAATACAATACCGTTAACCAAAGTGCCATCTGCACTGGTAGATTCAAAACCTTCTACATGTGCCAGTTTAACATTGGCTAACCAGGCCTGCTGATGGAAGGTTAAGCGGCGCAGCTTGCCGCCTTCCAACGCGAATAACTCGGCAGGAGTATAAGGATCTGTTTTTTGAACAACCCAGTTGCCGCTTAAGTTGGTGTTTATATCGGTAATGCTGTACGTGCCTTTATTAACCGTACTTATTTTACCATTGTTTATGTTCACGCTGGCTACGTAGCGTTCACGGTCGTCAACAACTAAAAACGAGATGTTTTTACTGTCTTTTGCCCAGGCCAGGTCGGTAACCGGGCGGTCAAGCTGCTGCGTTAGAATCTTTTTGTTGGAACCAACCACATCCATGGTGCACAACATGTTCTGATCGTACATCATATAGTCGGCATCACTGGTGGAGCGCAAAAAAGCTATTAGTTTGCCGTCGGGGCTCCACTGTGGGTTTGTATCAGGGCCTTTCCATGAAGTAATCTGGAGCATACTGGCATTAGGGTGCGCATCAATGGTAAAAATATCCGTGTTCTCATTCTTATCAGGGTCGGCACTGCGGTTGCTCACAAAAGCTATCGTTTTGCCATCTGGCGACCATACCGGCGAGCTTTCATCCTTATCTCCCCTGGTTAAGGTATCAAGCTTCTTTGCTGCAACATCAAACAGGTACAAATGCTTGTTCAAGTGCTGCAGGTAGCCTTCTATATCCTGTTTAAAATGATAGCGGTCGATAACAATGGGTTTGGGTGTTTTAGGCTCCTCTTTCCCCTTATTTTCAGGGTCGCTTATAACCATCACCAGTTTTTTACTATCCGGCGACCAGGCATATTCGCCAATATCGCCTTTAATATCTGTCAGCTTTACGCCTTCGCCACCGCGCCTGTCCATCAACCAGATCTGGCCGCCCTTTTTTGAATCGCGCGACGAAACAAACGACAAATACTTACCATCCGGCGACCACCGCGGCGCCGAAGCTGCTTCTTCGCCATGCGTTAGCTCTATTGATTCCTTGCCATCCCAGCTTTGCACCCACAAGTGCGATACCCGTTTATCCTTTGCCGTATCAACTTCAGATACGCTGTAAGCCACCCATTTGCCATCCGGCGAAAGCTGCGGATCGCTTATTGTAGGTATTTTATCAAAATCGGCCGGTTTAAATGGTTTTATCTGAGCAGTAGCATACAAAGCACAGGATAACGCAAAAAGCGAGAGTAGTGTTTTTTTCATAGCGTCAACTTACGAGGCGGTAAGTTAGGGATTTTTGCAATAAGAAAAATCAAGAGGCAAGAATCAAGAGTTAAGACTTTTTTTTAAGTGAGCATTCCAAACTGTAGTGTTCGTAACAGGTGAAACAGTAAAAAACAACATCTATATAAAAATCAATAGACCAAGATTTATCAAACTTTAAATATCGCAACAAAGGCGCAACAGTTAACCGCAATATCCCATAGTGCACACAAAATTTATAACATAGTTTGTTTAATTAAATTCAATTCATTTACTTTGCATATCAAAGTACTTTTATTTATAAAATATGAAAGTTAAAATAATCCTGCCCGCCTTAACCGAAGCCGAAAGTCCGTTTTGGAGGCCGATAAAATATTCCCTGTTCCCGCCCCTTGGCCTGGCAACCCTGGCTGCTTATCTATCGGCCGATGATGAGATTGACCTGCAGGACCAGCACGTAGAAAAACTTAACCTGGATGACAGCCCCGACCTGGTGGTTATCCAGGTGTACATCACCAATGCCTACCGCGCCTACAAAATTGCCGACCATTACCGCGCAAAGGGCGCTTACGTTATTCTTGGCGGCCTGCACGTTACCTCCCTCCCGTTTGAGGCTGCACCACATGCCGATAGTATTTTTATAGGCCCGGGAGAGGATACATTCCCTAAATTTTTGCTGGATTTTAAAAATCGCTGCCCTCAAAAAATATACAATTCAACCATCCGTACTTTAGAAAAAGTTCCGCCCATCCGCCGCGACCTGATCAAAAGGCATTTGTACCTTGTTCCCAACTCTATTGTGGTTACCAGGGGCTGCCCGCATCATTGCAGCTTTTGTTATAAGGATGCTTTTTTTGAAGGTGGCCGCACTTTTTACACCCAGGAGGTTGATGACGCCCTTGCCGAAATTGACCGGCTGCCCGGCAGGCATTTATATTTTTTAGATGATCACCTGTTAGGTAACACCAAATTCTCGGCCGCCCTATTCGACGGCATGAAAGGTATGAACCGTGTTTTCCAGGGAGCAGCCACTGTAGATTCGATATTAAGGGGAAACCTTATTGAAAAAGCAGCAGAAGCCGGCTTAAGGAGTTTATTTGTGGGTTTCGAAACATTTTCGCCGCAAAACCTTAAACAAAGTAATAAAAAACAAAACCTCGAAAAAGATTATGTAAAAGCCGTAAACAGGCTCCACAGCCTTGGCATCATGATAAACGGCAGCTTTGTTTTTGGGTTGGACGATGATGACAAAGATGTTTTCAAGCGGACAGTTGAATGGGGCGTAAAACATTCAATTACCACATCAACCTACCACGTGTTAA is drawn from Mucilaginibacter ginsenosidivorax and contains these coding sequences:
- a CDS encoding efflux RND transporter permease subunit, which produces MSMVTSALKRPITTVVITMSLLLFAVLSAIKIPIDIFPQLNLPTIYVIESYGGMSPQQMEGFFSTRLQDQFLYVNGIKSITSKNIQGLTLIKLSFYETTNMAEASAQVALQVNRATAFFPPGALPPQVIRFDASSLPVGQLVFSSPTRSLKDIYDLAATKIRPMFATIPGLSAPPPFGANARSITVSVDPDKLRSYNLTPDEVVEALSKFNVMSPSGNLRLNNTMFLTTMNSLIKSPDNFDDIPVKTQNGVPIFIKDVARVADAADVTVDYALINGKRSVYIPVVKTADASTWTVVQTLKSKLPEMQSLLPDDVKVSYAFDQSVFVVNAVKSLMTEGGLGALLTGLMVLLFLRDWRSSLIVVITIPVSILIGVLLLSLFGQTINIMTLSGLALAIGILVDQATVTIENIHQHLEMGKSKKQAIYDACEEISFPLLLILLCILAVFAPSFMMSGVPKAMFLPLSLSIGLTMIVSYILAQTGVPILSNWLIKAERYQHYHHGEVHAHAGESLDDSEEKQVEKHLQNEQAHPENNDLFEKVKLWLINALNNAMPRKQLIVSVYLGVVIVLAGLCFVFIGKDMMPKINNGQFQIRLKEPDGTRLERTEDAFKQVLQVINQTVNNHVEITSGYVGLIPSSYGTSNLYIFNTGTQEAVLQVNLDEKYKVNMDELKDALRKNIHYKLPELQITFEPIDMTEKIMSQGASSPIEVQVAGKDMQQIEGYANKVVTKLKNISYLRDVQIEQPLKFPVIKITLDRLKAAQLGLNIKDIARSVTASTSSSRFTDKNLWLDEKGAYTYQVQVQIPEYVMNTLDQLKEVPLVKGQSSPVLSDIATFTTTYVPGEYDRAGPRRFLTISANIYKTDLGTATADVQKALNSVGAPPKGLIATMGGMSTLLTDTLGSLQNGLMLAIVVIFLLLAANYQSFKVSLAVLSTVPAVILGSLLMLLLTGSTLNLQSYMGMIMSTGVSVANAILIVTNAEKLRIDYKDATKAAVTSASIRLRPILMTSLAMIAGMIPMASGMGEAGEQSAPLGRAVIGGLFASTLAALFILPQVFAWVQQKTDFLSPSLMPAETDQQSAKITEPETSIV
- a CDS encoding TolC family protein; translated protein: MQIITRNVFMLMALLISLNTFAQQNIAPIGLKSLLSQVNANAPALITDSAAIGIRQAQAAETRSNWLPNLKLNYQADIGTNNNVAGPYFGFGIIPSDSRGVRTQSNTTAVSANVGVAALDWEVYNFGAYGAQNKVANSDIRVQQSQFANSKYQLQAYTIGNYLLLMRLQNFLDIQSRNIQRNVEIMRSVQSLAKSGVRAGVDTSIAEAELSKARLNYIELANQLKQVQLQLSAVSGLPYQSIVPDTAAETALIDQPATLQPIEQDTVNHPIINYYRSVYQNSLQRENLVKKSYNPKIMLEGAVWGRGSSVDANDHFNSLSTGWGFDRNNYLVGVGISYNLFDLRRKQLKLRTQKAQTSYNARKLQEQKQMLAVNANQADVELETARQRLQEIPHQLRAANDGYRQKLSLYKNGLTDIIELNAALNILYRAETDYAQAKYSYSSALFQKAVTDNQVNAVLNLLK
- a CDS encoding efflux RND transporter periplasmic adaptor subunit is translated as MKFQSIILIAAVSLLAACGGNQKPVDISAPAAKSKTGTETGIVTEKALSSNARLPGQLKPYNEVNIFPKVNGFVKSMYVDRGTIVKKGQLLVTLEAPEMESQLQAANSRYLQAQENAVASKEKYQRLKEAAKEPGSVSPLDLDNASAKMRADEAMAKSEQSNVASVRTMQGYLNIRAPFDGMIVQRNVSPGALVSPGKGTDQPMLILQDISKLRLEVFIPEDYVDKVDLTRPVNFTYNAMPGTKQTARISRSANALGSMRSEAIEIDVENKNGNLKPGMYAEVHIPMLSGAKSLLVPNQAIVRSTEHEYVIVVKGGKAQLQDIKEGLSRNDSTEVFGNLKAGDTIVKHASDEMRQGDAVN
- a CDS encoding S9 family peptidase; the protein is MNKIVLMFVAIFAFTSAMAQTAKRPLKPSDVNNIPTLADPQLSPDGKWLAYSVSDVDTAKDNRVSHLWMQSVDGKQSIQLTYGSEPASSPKWTPDGKFLSFVSERDSKNGGQVWLMDRRGGEGHKLTDLKKGDLEDYAWSPDSKKLALVIKDAEYDGKEPKTIPPIKIDRYHFKQDIEGYLQHRHTHLYLYDIESKKVDTLTTGDRDDQSPVWSPDGKYIAFVSNHTKDPDRNENSDIFTVEAKDDGEIKQLTTFTGHDILPLWSPDGKHIAYLRSTSDADYYIYQHDLLCMMDADGKNNRVLTEALDRPVSNVAWSRDSKNIGYLVSNDRTRYVAQYNLLLRKSTTVYKAAECSFENIIGATPGVWIAKMTTPYMPHELVAIENGKIRRLTFHQDKWLSGVKLAYVKGFQSFSADGTLVSGILYTPDSVVNKKLPFILYIHGGPTDQDEFEFDMTRQTLASAGYAVAAVNYRGSTGRGLEYTKAIYADWGNKEVQDLLGAVDELVKFGIADRDHLGIGGWSYGGILTDYTIATDARFKAASSGAGSAMQLGIYGSDQWVVQYDNELGAPWKNPEKYIKLSYPFFHADKIKTPTQFMSGLKDFNVPTGGGEQMYQALKSQGVPTQMVLYPGQFHGITVPSYQVDRLQRYIDWYDKYLKGPPTP
- a CDS encoding alpha/beta hydrolase family protein, which encodes MKKTLLSLFALSCALYATAQIKPFKPADFDKIPTISDPQLSPDGKWVAYSVSEVDTAKDKRVSHLWVQSWDGKESIELTHGEEAASAPRWSPDGKYLSFVSSRDSKKGGQIWLMDRRGGEGVKLTDIKGDIGEYAWSPDSKKLVMVISDPENKGKEEPKTPKPIVIDRYHFKQDIEGYLQHLNKHLYLFDVAAKKLDTLTRGDKDESSPVWSPDGKTIAFVSNRSADPDKNENTDIFTIDAHPNASMLQITSWKGPDTNPQWSPDGKLIAFLRSTSDADYMMYDQNMLCTMDVVGSNKKILTQQLDRPVTDLAWAKDSKNISFLVVDDRERYVASVNINNGKISTVNKGTYSITDINTNLSGNWVVQKTDPYTPAELFALEGGKLRRLTFHQQAWLANVKLAHVEGFESTSADGTLVNGIVLTPDSNAKKLPFILFIHGGPVGQDEYAFDAVGQVLACAGYAVAGVNYRGSNGRGLDYCKAIYADWGNKEVKDLLGAVDKLEKLGIADPDHLGIGGWSYGGILTDYTIASDTRFKAAASGAGSALQLSVYGSDQYVLQYENEIGVPWKNADKWIALSYPFFHADKIKTPVLYMSGLKDFNVPTIGSEQMYQAMRSQGIPTELILYPNSFHGITKPSYQVDRLQRYVEWYDKYLKK
- a CDS encoding B12-binding domain-containing radical SAM protein, which translates into the protein MKVKIILPALTEAESPFWRPIKYSLFPPLGLATLAAYLSADDEIDLQDQHVEKLNLDDSPDLVVIQVYITNAYRAYKIADHYRAKGAYVILGGLHVTSLPFEAAPHADSIFIGPGEDTFPKFLLDFKNRCPQKIYNSTIRTLEKVPPIRRDLIKRHLYLVPNSIVVTRGCPHHCSFCYKDAFFEGGRTFYTQEVDDALAEIDRLPGRHLYFLDDHLLGNTKFSAALFDGMKGMNRVFQGAATVDSILRGNLIEKAAEAGLRSLFVGFETFSPQNLKQSNKKQNLEKDYVKAVNRLHSLGIMINGSFVFGLDDDDKDVFKRTVEWGVKHSITTSTYHVLTPYPGTELFKTMERQGRIITKNWDLYDTRKVVYQTVGLSAQELEDGYWWAYKEFYKWNNIFRASIQHQSHIHKLKHFFYAGGWKKFEPVWNFLIKTKNLNNTLPALETVLSKINFGKKPDKEAGPMPLYLPEA